The window TTTCAAGAGGGACTTCTATTAAAGCTAGGGGCTGCCCCCTAATAGCAACCGCACCATGACTTTTTGGTGAAGCTAAATTACTGATTGATATTAAAAATGGAGTTAGAGGccgcaaaaatgtttttgaatcGATGCGACGTGCCAGCACGAAGCGATAAACAgctttaataaaaatgtgaacaaTAATATGAGAAAAGTCAGTCTATGTGATGTTTATTTCCAGACTGCACCTGAcgatttaagttattttgttaaaacatgGAGATAAATTTTTTCTGGTTGTGTTTGTGCCGCTTCTTTACGTATTACGGTTTGTAAAAAGCATTAATAGCGTTCTTGCGCACCAAGTATGACCATGTACTTCTggtaaaatgtattttgatGTAGAAAAACATTCGTCAAAAAGAAACGTGTTTCTTCCACTGAAACTGAACTATGAAATTATTTGGATTAAGAATGAAATTATTATTGCAAACAGTCTTTATTATAAACCGATATTTCTACACacaaatcaaatatttcatatctttacacttttaaatttaaagaaattttgctACTGAAGCAAGAAACCTTGTGGTTAAAAGTAACGTTTACTTGCGGCACCATGATTTGTAGGAAAACTGCAATTTAATAAATCCTAGAATCGCGCAACAGATTCACGGTTGATTTTGTAATATGATGTCGTTCTTTTTATGGATTTAGGCGGTGATCCGTTTCTTTATGAGATCCTAGATCTTGTTTTGTGTCGTGACTAATAACATTGGTATTGACGTCAGTTACTTAGAAAACTCATACGAACTATCTGTTAATTACACGTAAGAAAAACAACAGTTATATTTCGTCTTAAAGTTGCCGCTGTCTCATTCGATTACAAAGTGAATTATTTGCTTAAAATTCAGTATCAGTGGGCTAATGGCACGTTTACTGTTGTCTATTGGTATTGATGATAATTAGTGGGCACTCGTACTTCAGACGAAGcaactttattttattataattacatGGCAGGTGTTGAGCGCAACAAAAAGAACTTTTTTAAgctttaaaattataatatattATCAATAGCATTTATTTTACGTTGAATTAATTTCTAAGTTGTTTAACGGTCAGATTTTTATTCCATCAGCTTTTTGTAACGTTTGAAACCATTTTTCTACCTACACAGTTGGATACATGCTAAGCAAAGACCTAGTACATAGCAAGTTTACACTCCCATACTCTTATGATAACTTTGTGCTAAATATTTTACGTATTTGTCATGAAAGcttgttacatttttattgaCAGATCAAAAGTTACACGATCGAGTTATTACTGAACAGGAGTGCGCTGTTAATCACCAGCAATTGTCCGTCTATCGTCCCTATCCCATAATCAGTCAAGTTGTCTCTCCAAATGCGTTAGCCCAACACGTCGAAAACTACTCTGACTTAGAATCGAGAGTACTGCTACGTCACCGATTCGATCAGCAAGCGAAATACTGCGAAACTGCCGGGGAAAGAAGTGCTACTGATAAAGCCATAGGAGCAAGCGGAGAGCAAGCAGCCGATTTAGCGAATACAACAGCAGCAACAGAGAAGAACTGTTACGAGCTAAAACGTTGGGATAATCGGGTTTTAGAGACTCAAGGATACCGCAGTGACAAGAAGTTTCCTAAAAACTCTCGTCATTCAATTTGTATTAATGGCAAAAGTAACACATCACCTAATCACACCGGACTTTGCTCTTACTCGCTGCCAAACCGCTCCTACGCGCTGAGTGTCCACTTGAATGGTCCGGACGCTGGCTCCGATCCCTGTGCGTTTTCCTCACCGAGAACATTATCGTCCATCTGTGCAACTTCCCCTGCAGCCTACGAAAACTGCCAACTCCAGGTAACTCGAAGAGAGCAAAGTAATTCCATAGCATCGTCAACACTCACATCTTGCGGCTCTTATTTCAACTCTCATGCCGCTGGTGGTCGCTCGCATAATTTTTCGCAACCGCCTGCACAGTATAACGTCCATGAACAACCCTACGACGAGATAGGTAACAGCCATTTTTACCAGAACGTTCCAACTGAACAACGCATTACGAGTGCGACTTGTAAGTCTTCGGTATCAAGCGAGTTGCAACCATACACCGATCGGTGCACAAGATCACCTGCCCCGGTAGCAAGCGAAGTTCGCTTCAAACTGGAGAGTACCGCTGTTGAAGAGGTCATTAGGCCTGGGGTGTGTGACAAGATGCCCGGCTCTCAACCAATGACCATCGCATATACCGGCACAACTGGAGTGACGCAACCCGCAACTGGGCGTCACGTTGTGGACATTTTAGCCGATAATCAAGGCGATCTAATCAAAACAGACAGCCCGAATTTTTTGTGTACGCCGCTGCCGCAACACTGGCGTGTCAATAAGTCACTACAGACTCCATTTAAAGGTAACTTGTTGGTTATTTTCAATAAGATAATTTACGTGTGCAGAAGGGATAGACTTGTGGGTTTATTACTTAGTTTTTTGCGCAGTGGTGGCGTTGTCGGACATACCGGATGGCACCCCGGTCTCTGTTATGGCGGGAAACGATGAAAATTATTCGGCTGAATTGCGAAATGCCACCGCCACCATGAAGGGCTGTGTGGCAAGATTTAATGATTTGCGTTTTCTTGGCCGCAGTGGTCGCGGTAAGTAGCATTTTTCTACTTGGTGTTTTGCCATACTTTAGCAATTGCGTGCCTTGGAGATTTTGATATCTTTAAACAGCAAAGCGTTTAATTTATTCTTCATGTAAAGACAGCGCATTGCCATGGAACGTTTTTCTTAAATCATCTTAGATACAGATACTGTGGTTTATGTTTTACGGTCGGTAATCCACATTGCAGTCAAATCAAGCACCGCTTTTTTGCAGGAAAAAGCTTTAATCTGACAATTACTGTGTTTTCCCACCCCCCGCAAGTGGCAACCTATCAGAGAGCAATCAAAATCACTGTCGATGGACCGCGGGAACCCAGAAGTAAGAGAAATCTTCATACTTGACTAGTCCACGTACATTGCATGAACAGGGGTTCAATTTTCATATTTCGTGGTCCACTGTatagtttatattttttgaaaaaacaatatcTGTTGAAAGTGCTTGGTGCTTAGCAAGAAATGTGGTACCAGAGGATGTCATGTAGCGTCGTGTTCTTAGTTCTAGTGTCATATGATTCGGATTATATTGTACTGCGGTTACTGACTGTTTTCTGCAGACGGCGCGTACAGCTTTTGACAGctgaacataaattttaagaCGATGGCGACATGTTACATTACGAATCATTGGAAACCACGGTTTATGTTTCAATCGCAAATAGGTTTTGGCACATACATTTCAGCTGTAATATAGTCATGAACCTGAATTGTTTTGCTACACACATTTGAGTAACTTATGGTAAAATGAGgaattcaaaaaatatgatGCTTGGCTGCTAAAACAAAGATGATATGCCAGATGTATAAAGCAAGATAGCGGCCATACGCTGTTATTTTAAAACCTAGAATTAATTCGGATTAAGACTGAATCCACAAAGAGATTTTCGTGAGTGGGTTTTAGGTTTGTTTAAGTTAGACAGCGTACTCAATGATCTgctcaataaaatttaaacaaacctTAAACCCGCTGGGAATCTTTGTGTGGATCCAAGCCAAatcaaaaagatttgtttttgctACGTGTGGCATCTTGTATCTTTCTATTTTCATAGAAAGAATCATATTCCATACAATTGCATGTCGTCCTTAAATGCAAATCAATCAACATGCTACAAGAACGTTAGGCCTAACTTTAAATTACGTCACCATTTTAATTTATGAACAGAGCTCGAATTCGGTGTTTAAGATAAACACAGACGAggttttgcaagttttatcAGTTATCTTATTTTCAGTTTCTGACAATTTATGCAACTAAttaacagaaaaattaaattacgTTTATTGATACAAGCTTTAGCCTATAGTTCttaaaaaaaggaaactaTTTTGCTGGCTTTGATTCTACATtcgtttttattgaaaaacaaGAGGCGTTAAAATTGCGTGATTTTCT of the Clavelina lepadiformis chromosome 7, kaClaLepa1.1, whole genome shotgun sequence genome contains:
- the LOC143465085 gene encoding uncharacterized protein LOC143465085 isoform X1, producing the protein MMNVQSPGTTNPNAQRVGLYDFHGHMRDQKLHDRVITEQECAVNHQQLSVYRPYPIISQVVSPNALAQHVENYSDLESRVLLRHRFDQQAKYCETAGERSATDKAIGASGEQAADLANTTAATEKNCYELKRWDNRVLETQGYRSDKKFPKNSRHSICINGKSNTSPNHTGLCSYSLPNRSYALSVHLNGPDAGSDPCAFSSPRTLSSICATSPAAYENCQLQVTRREQSNSIASSTLTSCGSYFNSHAAGGRSHNFSQPPAQYNVHEQPYDEIGNSHFYQNVPTEQRITSATCKSSVSSELQPYTDRCTRSPAPVASEVRFKLESTAVEEVIRPGVCDKMPGSQPMTIAYTGTTGVTQPATGRHVVDILADNQGDLIKTDSPNFLCTPLPQHWRVNKSLQTPFKVVALSDIPDGTPVSVMAGNDENYSAELRNATATMKGCVARFNDLRFLGRSGRGKSFNLTITVFSHPPQVATYQRAIKITVDGPREPRRHRQKQLEEKGVLFPDGFHLRRNQTYPNQIDPNRMITGGTSGWGYTQAQLPYLTQSHHARVQSAARAGNIGNVTPGSLSQSGSITPPGGLNMIKREESHGSGHLSSGNGTGCNNGSGNDSLTIRFSEQVHLERFANRSFVYPGSAGFTGYEGAMLPAVSHSQSASNPYGTSHTATAVAPYFYPAALYPAGNLASYNSVGQNYEGNGNSGVNNSSSNNNNNTSCAGSGNVNNNNVDSNDTTSPTTTGRVRAGGSSVGSEGDISSTLSPGNGSVRDDGQHVVDGAISLLIPERWGHQNGAAATIEAVTRAQRNRSLDHHHVRSAAVNPGSGLHEDVWRPY
- the LOC143465085 gene encoding uncharacterized protein LOC143465085 isoform X3 produces the protein MRLLVNWNWKNCENLHQKLHDRVITEQECAVNHQQLSVYRPYPIISQVVSPNALAQHVENYSDLESRVLLRHRFDQQAKYCETAGERSATDKAIGASGEQAADLANTTAATEKNCYELKRWDNRVLETQGYRSDKKFPKNSRHSICINGKSNTSPNHTGLCSYSLPNRSYALSVHLNGPDAGSDPCAFSSPRTLSSICATSPAAYENCQLQVTRREQSNSIASSTLTSCGSYFNSHAAGGRSHNFSQPPAQYNVHEQPYDEIGNSHFYQNVPTEQRITSATCKSSVSSELQPYTDRCTRSPAPVASEVRFKLESTAVEEVIRPGVCDKMPGSQPMTIAYTGTTGVTQPATGRHVVDILADNQGDLIKTDSPNFLCTPLPQHWRVNKSLQTPFKVVALSDIPDGTPVSVMAGNDENYSAELRNATATMKGCVARFNDLRFLGRSGRGKSFNLTITVFSHPPQVATYQRAIKITVDGPREPRRHRQKQLEEKGVLFPDGFHLRRNQTYPNQIDPNRMITGGTSGWGYTQAQLPYLTQSHHARVQSAARAGNIGNVTPGSLSQSGSITPPGGLNMIKREESHGSGHLSSGNGTGCNNGSGNDSLTIRFSEQVHLERFANRSFVYPGSAGFTGYEGAMLPAVSHSQSASNPYGTSHTATAVAPYFYPAALYPAGNLASYNSVGQNYEGNGNSGVNNSSSNNNNNTSCAGSGNVNNNNVDSNDTTSPTTTGRVRAGGSSVGSEGDISSTLSPGNGSVRDDGQHVVDGAISLLIPERWGHQNGAAATIEAVTRAQRNRSLDHHHVRSAAVNPGSGLHEDVWRPY
- the LOC143465085 gene encoding uncharacterized protein LOC143465085 isoform X2, with protein sequence MMNVQSPGTTNPNAQRVGLYDFHGHMRDQKLHDRVITEQECAVNHQQLSVYRPYPIISQVVSPNALAQHVENYSDLESRVLLRHRFDQQAKYCETAGERSATDKAIGASGEQAADLANTTAATEKNCYELKRWDNRVLETQGYRSDKKFPKNSRHSICINGKSNTSPNHTGLCSYSLPNRSYALSVHLNGPDAGSDPCAFSSPRTLSSICATSPAAYENCQLQVTRREQSNSIASSTLTSCGSYFNSHAAGGRSHNFSQPPAQYNVHEQPYDEIGNSHFYQNVPTEQRITSATCKSSVSSELQPYTDRCTRSPAPVASEVRFKLESTAVEEVIRPGVCDKMPGSQPMTIAYTGTTGVTQPATGRHVVDILADNQGDLIKTDSPNFLCTPLPQHWRVNKSLQTPFKVVALSDIPDGTPVSVMAGNDENYSAELRNATATMKGCVARFNDLRFLGRSGRGKSFNLTITVFSHPPQVATYQRAIKITVDGPREPRRHRQKQLEEKGVLFPDGFHLRRNQTYPNQIDPNRMITGGTSGWGYTQAQLPYLTQSHHARVQSAARAGNIGNVTPGSLSQSGSITPPGGLNMIKREESHGSGHLSSGNGTGCNNGSGNDSLTIRFSEVHLERFANRSFVYPGSAGFTGYEGAMLPAVSHSQSASNPYGTSHTATAVAPYFYPAALYPAGNLASYNSVGQNYEGNGNSGVNNSSSNNNNNTSCAGSGNVNNNNVDSNDTTSPTTTGRVRAGGSSVGSEGDISSTLSPGNGSVRDDGQHVVDGAISLLIPERWGHQNGAAATIEAVTRAQRNRSLDHHHVRSAAVNPGSGLHEDVWRPY